One part of the Denticeps clupeoides chromosome 8, fDenClu1.1, whole genome shotgun sequence genome encodes these proteins:
- the flrt3 gene encoding LOW QUALITY PROTEIN: leucine-rich repeat transmembrane protein FLRT3 (The sequence of the model RefSeq protein was modified relative to this genomic sequence to represent the inferred CDS: deleted 2 bases in 1 codon), with protein sequence MVCQYKSFLVFLSRAGLLLSLAGRLVSSCPAQCRCDGTFIYCNDRELTSIPLGIPEDATVLFLQNNRIRSAGIPTELRKLVRVEKIYLYCNNLDEFPTNLPLGLKELHLQENNIRTITHASLAQIPYIEELHLDDNSVSAVSIEEGAFRDSNHLRLLFLSRNHLSTIPSGLPMTIEELRFDDNRISSILEQSLQDLINLKRLVLDGNLLNNRGIGEMAFVNLINLTELSMVRNSLTSPPANLPGTSLEKLQLQDNHINRVPAGAFAFLRQLYRLDLSGNNLSSLPMGVFDDLDNLTQLLLRNNPWYCGCRMKWVRDWLRSLPSKVNVRGLMCQGPDKVKGMAIKDLSSELFDCSEDDEAPTVETSTVSNTLPPSRTKWPSYVTKRPVVKGPDLSKNYRSTTTPGRKIITISVKSSSAETVHISWRVSQPMTALRLSWLKLGHSPAFGSITETIVQGERRSTCSPALEPESSYRVCMVPMETSNLYLSDETPVCIETETGSLKAYNPTTTLNREQEKEPYKNSSLPLAAIIGGAVALLAIIMLALVCWYVHRNSSLFSRNCTYNKGRRRKDDYAEAGTKKDNSILEIRETSFQMIPINHIPVSKEEFVIHTIFPPNGVSLYKSPHNENNMNNRSFRDSGIPDSDHSHS encoded by the exons ATGGTCTGTCAGTACAAGTCGTTCCTCGTCTTCCTCTCCAGAGCTGGACTACTTCTGTCCCTGGCCGGTCGGCTCGTCTCCTCCTGTCCAGCGCAGTGCCGCTGCGACGGGACCTTCATCTACTGCAATGACCGAGAGCTGACCTCCATCCCCCTAGGCATCCCAGAGGATGCCACCGTGCTTTTCCTGCAGAACAACCGCATCAGGAGCGCAGGCATCCCCACAGAGCTGCGCAAGCTCGTCAGGGTGGAGAAAATCTACCTGTACTGCAACAACCTGGACGAGTTTCCCACTAACCTCCCTCTGGGGCTCAAGGAGCTCCACCTGCAAGAGAACAACATCCGGACTATTACCCATGCTTCCTTGGCACAGATCCCGTACATAGAGGAGCTCCATCTGGATGACAACTCTGTGTCGGCAGTCAGCATCGAGGAAGGGGCTTTCCGAGACAGCAATCATCTCAGGCTGCTCTTCCTATCCCGCAATCACCTGAGCACCATCCCCTCAGGCCTGCCCATGACCATCGAGGAGCTGCGCTTCGATGACAACCgcatctcctccatcttggaGCAGTCCCTGCAGGACCTCATCAATCTCAAGCGCCTGGTTCTGGACGGGAACCTGCTCAACAACAGGGGCATTGGGGAGATGGCTTTTGTCAACCTAATTAACCTGACTGAGCTGTCGATGGTGCGCAACTCTCTGACGTCACCACCAGCCAATCTGCCGGGTACCAGCTTGGAGAAACTACAGCTTCAGGACAACCACATCAACCGGGTACCTGCAGGGGCCTTCGCCTTCCTGCGGCAGCTGTACCGCCTCGATCTGTCGGGCAACAACCTGAGCAGCCTGCCGATGGGCGTCTTCGACGACCTGGATAACCTCACGCAGCTGCTCCTGCGCAACAACCCCTGGTACTGTGGCTGCCGCATGAAGTGGGTGCGCGATTGGCTCCGGAGTCTTCCCTCCAAGGTCAACGTGCGCGGCTTGATGTGCCAAGGCCCGGACAAAGTCAAGGGAATGGCCATAAAGGACCTCTCCTCGGAGCTGTTCGACTGCTCGGAAGACGATGAAGCCCCCACAGTGGAGACCAGCACAGTCTCCAACACTTTGCCACCCTCTCGTACC AAGTGGCCTTCTTACGTGACTAAAAGACCAGTGGTCAAGGGGCCAGATCTTAGCAAAAACTACCGCAGCACCACGACACCTGGCAGAAAGATCATCACCATTAGCGTAAAGTCCAGTAGCGCTGAGACGGTGCACATATCCTGGAGGGTCTCACAGCCAATGACTGCCCTGAGGCTCAGCTGGCTGAAACTGGGCCACAGCCCGGCCTTCGGATCCATCACCGAGACCATCGTGCAGGGGGAAAGACGGAGTACCTGCTCACCCGCCCTGGAGCCCGAGTCTTCCTATCGGGTATGCATGGTTCCCATGGAGACTAGCAACCTTTACCTGTCAGACGAAACCCCCGTTTGCATAGAGACAGAGACCGGCTCCTTGAAAGCGTACAACCCCACCACAACCTTGAACCGGGAGCAGGAGAAGGAGCCTTACAAAAATTCCAGTTTGCCTTTAGCTGCTATTATCGGTGGGGCTGTGGCACTTTTGGCCATCATCATGCTGGCGTTGGTGTGCTGGTATGTCCACAGGAATAGTTCCCTGTTTTCCAGGAATTGCACCTACAACAAGGGGCGCCGGAGGAAGGACGACTATGCAGAGGCCGGGACAAAGAAGGACAACTCCATCCTGGAGATCAGAGAGACCTCTTTTCAAATGATACCGATAAACCACATTCCGGTCTCCAAGGAGGAGTTTGTGATACACACAATCTTCCCGCCCAACGGTGTGAGCCTTTACAAGAGCCCGCACAATGaaaataacatgaataacaGGAGTTTCAGAGACAGTGGAATACCAGATTCAGACCACTCTCATTCATGA